From the genome of Candidatus Edwardsbacteria bacterium:
CCAGGGCATGATACCCGAGTATCTTGCCTTGATACGCCAGTATTACGATGACAACCCAAAATACACCTGAAAGGGAAATTTTAATAAGTGTAAAAATTTACTTCTAATTATAGGTTTAAAGGAGTTTTTTAACATGAAAAAACTAACATTATTTAGCACGATGCTTGTGTTGTCGTTTTCTAATTCGTTTGCTGCTTTTGGAATTAAGTATGTTCCAATAAAAGATACAATATTATTATCACCTGGTGAATCATTTTCTGGTAGCGTGTATCGTTATGCTTGGTCGAACGAACCTGGTTGGTACACCTTTATAGATGATTGTATACGCCCATTGTTTGATCAAAATTTATCTTTTAATAGTGGTTGGCCTTATACGCCAGATACGGGAAATAATAATATTCATGTCAGAGGGATAGATTCTGATAGTACTTGGGGTTTAAATGCACCTAGTACACACTATGCAAGCGGATTTTGCACATATTCACTATGGATTGATCCAGATGCAACCCCAAGTAGTACTTTATATGCAGTGCATGTTTTGTCGGGGAGTGCAGATATTGGGAATGCAGTTTATTTTAAAGTTGTTGCAAAAAAACCTAAGGGATGCGATGTCGTGGGCAATCCAGTGTCTGCATTATATGGCAATAAAATAATTGAAGAAAGTGATATATTATTTAAAGATATTAATTTTATTAGAAAATATTCAAAGAATATGAAAACCAATAGCGAAAGCGATAAATACTGGAGAAAGCCATTTGGCAGCATAGATTGGAATCATAGCTGGAATATATATTTAACAAGAAGTATGAATAATGATACTATTATTTTGGTAGATGGTGTTAATGGTTGGAACAAGTTTTTACGTATTTCGGGTAGTACAAAATATTTATCGGAACGACAAGACGGAAATTATTTAGACAGTATTACTGGCGGCGGCTGGTACATAAATAAATCGAATGGGACCAAGTATAGATTCAATATTTATGGCGCATTGGATAGCATAATTATGAATAATAGTAAATACTATAAACTTTGGCATGCTGCAGACAGCACATACCTTGATAGCATTTCAGATTATGGCGGTAGCAATCTAACTCTACGCTATAATGCTTTAAATCAATTATCAAGGTTGTTTTATGATTCTTTAGAAAGTTATATTGAATATAGATATGATACAACAAGAGCTGGCATGAATATTAGTCAAGTAATTTCTCATATTAACAGCGATGGTTCAGTGAATATTTTAAGCAGATATTATTACAATGGCGATATTACGAAAAGTATAAACGAGGATTATGGTTCTGGCAAATTGTCTGTATATCAGAAGGGACTTGGCTTTATAGATACAATCTATAGAGGTAGCAATAAAAAGAATGATCGTCTTTGTTGCTGGTATGATTCAACTAATAACAAATTATGTTATCAGGAAATGATAAAAGGCGATAACGATACTGACATAACAAACGATGAGGTGGTTTATAGGGCTTATATAAAATATTTCTTCAACTCATCAACTACTACAGGATATGACAGTACTAAAGTATACTACTGGGAAGAAAACTCGATAATAGGTGCACATGATCCTACTAATCACAACTTTAATCCTCAGGACAGTCTTGCGGCCTGGACCGATAACGAGAGGTATTTTATCCGAACGCTGATTTTCAACAAGGACGGCACCAAATACAAGGATATGACCTATAGCCCCGTCACCGGGCTTACTGTTACTACCATGGATACGCTTTATGACAAAGATTACAATCCCGGCCTGGTTATAGGCCCCAACAATGACAGCACTAAATATTATTATTCACACTACCATAGCCCCGGCGATACCACCACCCGCTACTGGCCCAGCCCGGAACGAGTGATTTATCCCAACGGGGATACGACAAGGACCTACTACTCGGCCAAGGGCGACAGCAACTACCGCCTGCCGGATTCCACCATTGACGAGGCGGGCAAAAGAACCTACCACTATTACGACGCTTCCAACAATTATGTGGACACGGCCACGGTCTACAAAAACAGGGTGCTGGCCGATGGGGAAGGTTCGCAACACGACGTGACCACCAGATACCACTACAGCTCCAACGGAAATCTTTTAGAGGCATTGGATCCGTTGGATAAAAAGACCATCATGCACTACGCCCCTGGGGATACTGGGCTTTACTTGACGGAACAGCGGATAGATATGGCACCAACCGGGGAGGGGAACGAGGATATAGTTACGCATTATGGCTACAACTTGACACTTGGGACATTAGATACTATGACATTTTATAGAGATTATCCCAATAATCCCAGCCGAACCTATTATACCTACGACCAGTTCAAGCATTTAGTAAAAACCGTGTATCCCGATACCACCAAGGATTCCATGGTTTACGACCTAAAAGGGAACCTACTCAAAAAATACACCATCAAGACCGATACCCTGTTCAAGGCCGAGTACGAGTATGACCCGCACGATCATCTGACCAAGCTTAAGGAATACCGTTCGCCCAACGATTCGGCCAACGCTTTTGATTCCACCTTGTATTCATATAATCTACATGACCGGATGAGTTCCCAGACCAACGCTCTGGGCAATATTATCAATTATACTTACTGCATGGACCGGCTGGTCAAAATAGCCTACCCCGATACCACCTACGACAGCCTGGGTTACTGGGCCGGGGGTGATCTTAAATTCAAATTGGACCGCAAGGGGCAGGTGATCGGATATGTATATGATGAAATAGGTGATTGCGGATGCATGTCTACCAGCCGGTCAAGATTGGTAAAGAAGAGGTATTACAATAACTGGACGGCTTATCAGGCCAACTCGGCAGCCGATTCGGTGATCTACGATTACGACCAGGTTGGCAATCGCACAATAATGGTTGACAAAAACGGAACCACGCTGTATTCTTACGATGATATGAATAGGCTAAAAACCGATTCCTGCGGCTACCTGAATGCCAAGACCACCTACCAATACGATTTGGCCGGCAACCGCACCCAGATGACGGTCACCCAGGGGGACAACACCGGCAATGTCTATCTGGAACAAAACTATGACAATTACGATGCGGCCAATCGGGTGGGCCGGACAATTGCCACCGGCGACACTTTTGATCTTAGTTACTGGGATACCGGGATGCCCAAGGGAATAACCTACCGGACCGACCCCGGATATTCAATAGAAGAGAAGTACTATCTGTCCACTCGCGGTTATATTGATTCTATACGTAGCGGATACTGCGAGGATGGTTTCACTTGGTTGTGGTGGTTCAAGAATAAGTACACCTATAACGGCCTGGGGGACCGTCTCACCAATTACGTTTACATGACCAGACCCGGAACGACCACGCTCTCCGGCACGATCAACTATTCCTACGACGGCTTACGAAGGCTGAAGCAGGTGAAGAACCCCACCGGGTTTAACAGCGGCGATACCCTTACCTATACGTATGATGCCGCCGGCAACCGGACCTTCCGGGACAGCAGGAAATCCAGCGATGTGTATTATTATTACAATAACGCTAATAATCAAATGACCGGTGGCGCTTCGGCGGATTATCTATACGATGATAACGGCAATATGACCGGCAAGGAGCAGGGCGAAACGTTTTGGAGTTATTCTTACGACTACGAGAACCGGCTGACAAAAGTGAAGCAGGGTTCTGACAGCACTCTGTTCTATTACAACGGCGACGGGCAAAGGTTAAAGAAAGTTTGCACTGGGGACACCAACACCCAATATATTCCTGACGGCATGTATTCTGCGGTGGAAAGGACCAGCGGAGGGAGGTTAAGATACAAGTACGTTTATGCCAATGGAATGCTTTTAGCCAGGTTAGACAGCACCGGGAGGAAGTATTACTACCACCACGATGCCCTGGGCAGTACCGTTGGTATAAGCGACAGCAATTACGCTGTTTATAAGAGTTACCTATATGACGAGTTTGGTGATAGCCTGGGAACCTGGGGTTCTACACCTTATAATACATACAGGTACACCGGGCAGGAGTACGACGGAAAGCCTGCGTATGCATATAACTTGAGAGCAAGGGAGTATTGCCCCAAGCTTGGAAGGTTTATGCAAAACGACCCGATAGGGGATAAGGGCGGTTCGGTTAACTGGTATTTGTATGTGGCAAATAATCCGCTGAATGCCACCGATCCCACGGGGAAAGTCGTAACATATTGTTGGGGTTGGGTAAATGGCATACCTCATGGTTGGCTTGATGTAAATGGTAAAAGCCGTGGTTTTTATCCTAAGAAAGGCCTGGAGCCACTCGTTGTGTTATTTCCTTCAACAAACTTCCCTGGTGAAATAAGGCCTGATAATACCTCTAATTGTAAACCAATATTAATTGCGAATAACAATTGTTATGATGACTGCGTTACTAGAGCATTAGATGTATTCGACAACTCTCCGCCACAATTTAATTTTGCATTCAATAATTGTCATCACGTGGCGCTGCTGATCTGGAATTATTGTGTGAAATAGGAGGTGAAAATGAAGTATTTGTTATACCTCTTATTAGCACTATCGTTGGTTGGATGCGTTAATCCATCACCTAAACCCAAAGGTAGAATATATATAAATGACTATCATTTCATTATTTTGAGCGATTTTAATAACAATGTGGTAGATACCATTGTAAGAACACGTCCGGACGGCTTGTTTTATCACGACGTTTATTTTGATTCCATATGTTTCAGCAAAATCATAGGATGGCCTAAAACAAAAAGGGCATCGTGGTGTTATGACTTGTATCTATTACATAAAAATAAAGTGGATACGTTGATATATGAAATGCCGGCGAAATTATCAAATATAAAATTCTCGCCGGATGGTAAGTGTATTGCATTATTATATTCTGTATACGATAACAATGCGCGTGCTTTTCTTAAACCCTCATGCGCAGTTTTCTATTTAGAAAAAAGGGGCTACAGTACAATACTTGAACATATGCTTGCCTTAGGTGGCATATCTTGGGCAAAGGAC
Proteins encoded in this window:
- a CDS encoding RHS repeat-associated core domain-containing protein, whose amino-acid sequence is MKKLTLFSTMLVLSFSNSFAAFGIKYVPIKDTILLSPGESFSGSVYRYAWSNEPGWYTFIDDCIRPLFDQNLSFNSGWPYTPDTGNNNIHVRGIDSDSTWGLNAPSTHYASGFCTYSLWIDPDATPSSTLYAVHVLSGSADIGNAVYFKVVAKKPKGCDVVGNPVSALYGNKIIEESDILFKDINFIRKYSKNMKTNSESDKYWRKPFGSIDWNHSWNIYLTRSMNNDTIILVDGVNGWNKFLRISGSTKYLSERQDGNYLDSITGGGWYINKSNGTKYRFNIYGALDSIIMNNSKYYKLWHAADSTYLDSISDYGGSNLTLRYNALNQLSRLFYDSLESYIEYRYDTTRAGMNISQVISHINSDGSVNILSRYYYNGDITKSINEDYGSGKLSVYQKGLGFIDTIYRGSNKKNDRLCCWYDSTNNKLCYQEMIKGDNDTDITNDEVVYRAYIKYFFNSSTTTGYDSTKVYYWEENSIIGAHDPTNHNFNPQDSLAAWTDNERYFIRTLIFNKDGTKYKDMTYSPVTGLTVTTMDTLYDKDYNPGLVIGPNNDSTKYYYSHYHSPGDTTTRYWPSPERVIYPNGDTTRTYYSAKGDSNYRLPDSTIDEAGKRTYHYYDASNNYVDTATVYKNRVLADGEGSQHDVTTRYHYSSNGNLLEALDPLDKKTIMHYAPGDTGLYLTEQRIDMAPTGEGNEDIVTHYGYNLTLGTLDTMTFYRDYPNNPSRTYYTYDQFKHLVKTVYPDTTKDSMVYDLKGNLLKKYTIKTDTLFKAEYEYDPHDHLTKLKEYRSPNDSANAFDSTLYSYNLHDRMSSQTNALGNIINYTYCMDRLVKIAYPDTTYDSLGYWAGGDLKFKLDRKGQVIGYVYDEIGDCGCMSTSRSRLVKKRYYNNWTAYQANSAADSVIYDYDQVGNRTIMVDKNGTTLYSYDDMNRLKTDSCGYLNAKTTYQYDLAGNRTQMTVTQGDNTGNVYLEQNYDNYDAANRVGRTIATGDTFDLSYWDTGMPKGITYRTDPGYSIEEKYYLSTRGYIDSIRSGYCEDGFTWLWWFKNKYTYNGLGDRLTNYVYMTRPGTTTLSGTINYSYDGLRRLKQVKNPTGFNSGDTLTYTYDAAGNRTFRDSRKSSDVYYYYNNANNQMTGGASADYLYDDNGNMTGKEQGETFWSYSYDYENRLTKVKQGSDSTLFYYNGDGQRLKKVCTGDTNTQYIPDGMYSAVERTSGGRLRYKYVYANGMLLARLDSTGRKYYYHHDALGSTVGISDSNYAVYKSYLYDEFGDSLGTWGSTPYNTYRYTGQEYDGKPAYAYNLRAREYCPKLGRFMQNDPIGDKGGSVNWYLYVANNPLNATDPTGKVVTYCWGWVNGIPHGWLDVNGKSRGFYPKKGLEPLVVLFPSTNFPGEIRPDNTSNCKPILIANNNCYDDCVTRALDVFDNSPPQFNFAFNNCHHVALLIWNYCVK